One window from the genome of Pieris napi chromosome 12, ilPieNapi1.2, whole genome shotgun sequence encodes:
- the LOC125054728 gene encoding peroxisomal membrane protein 2 — MALSKPIMNLVASYLQNLYLHPIKTKSISSCVVGCAGSIASQVVAGEGIKLDPIFAFGLYGLIFGGTIPHYFYELIERLFPHEATAFPLAKKLIFERLVIAPLMQAFSLYTLARFEGKNHKAALKQLHSLYFTVLEANWKWLTFFQVINLAFVPPMLRVLFMNIVGFGWAMFIASKRRQNQKKESS, encoded by the exons atggctTTATCAAAACCTATTATGAATTTAGTTGCAtcttatttacaaaacttGTACTTGCAcccaattaaaacaaaatctatatcaag TTGTGTTGTTGGCTGTGCAGGCAGTATTGCATCACAAGTTGTTGCAGGTGAAGGGATTAAGCTGGACCCAATCTTTGCATTTGGACTTTATGG GTTAATATTTGGTGGAACCATTCCTCACTATTTCTATGAGCTCATAGAAAGATTGTTTCCTCATGAAGCAACTGCCTTTCCTCTTGCAAAAAAGCTTATATTTGAAAGGCTAGTTATTGCACCACTCATGCAAGCTTTCTCTCTATACACCCTTGCAAGATTTGAAGGCAAGAATCACAAAGCAGCATTGAAACAGTTACATTCACTATACTTCACTGTATTAGAAGCTAACTGGAAATGGTTAACATTTTTCCAAGTTATAAATTTGGCCTTTGTTCCCCCAATG CTCAGAGTACTATTTATGAACATAGTTGGATTTGGTTGGGCAATGTTTATAGCCTCAAAACGTAGACAGAATCAGAAAAAAGAATCTTCATAA
- the LOC125054727 gene encoding protein ANTAGONIST OF LIKE HETEROCHROMATIN PROTEIN 1-like, giving the protein MDLEDLKFMCAVAPRTLDLIIQETCEAIIQKLKENIRVPRTIEDWKKVAKDFERRWNFPNCIGAVDGKHIEIEKPSNSGSYYFNYKKTFSIVLMAIVNANYQFMMVDVGANGRMSDGGTLKNTKFWQLFSESENKLNIPEPCDLLESDKKFPFVLVGDEAFQLTPNFMKPYNKAVLTDKRRIFNYRLSRARRVVENAFGILSWRFKIFKKDIGLHPDKTRKVVLAACHLHNYLCEKNKNKYIQPGDIDIQEPNTTVTKGAWRQGRQLLNIERVRGNSANEAKRVRDDFCEYYNGNGSVPWQNNCLI; this is encoded by the exons ATGGACTTGGAAGATTTAAAGTTTATGTGTGCTGTCGCTCCTCGTACTTTGGATTTAATAATACAGGAGACGTGTGAGGCTATAATTCAaaagttaaaagaaaatattcgg GTACCGAGAACGATCGAGGACTGGAAAAAAGTAGCCAAAGATTTCGAGAGACGATGGAACTTTCCCAACTGTATAGGTGCTGTTGATGGCAAGCACATCGAAATAGAAAAACCTTCAAATTCGGGATCTTactattttaactataaaaagaCATTTAGTATTGTTCTCATGGCTATTGTAAACGCCAATTATCAATTTATGATGGTTGATGTTGGTGCAAATGGGCGGATGTCAGATGGtggaactttaaaaaatacaaagttttGGCAATTGTTTTCTGAAAGTgaaaacaaacttaatattCCGGAGCCATGTGACTTACTAGAGAGCGATAAAAAGTTTCCGTTTGTACTGGTAGGTGACGAAGCTTTCCAACTGACTCCAAACTTCATGAAGCCATACAACAAAGCCGTCTTGACAGACAAAAGACGGATTTTCAACTATAGATTGTCAAGAGCCAGGAGGGTGGTTGAAAATGCTTTTGGCATCCTGTCTTGGCgcttcaaaatatttaaaaaagacatTGGACTGCATCCCGATAAAACGCGAAAAGTTGTTTTGGCTGCCTGTCACTTACACAACTATTtgtgtgaaaaaaataaaaacaaatatattcaaCCAGGAGATATTGACATACAAGAACCAAATACCACAGTCACAAAAGGTGCGTGGAGACAAGGACGGCAATTGTTAAATATAGAGCGAGTACGAGGAAACTCGGCAAATGAGGCAAAAAGAGTGCGAGATGACTTTTGCGAGTACTATAATGGTAACGGTTCAGTCCCTTGGCAAAATAATTGcctaatttag